A window of the Hordeum vulgare subsp. vulgare chromosome 5H, MorexV3_pseudomolecules_assembly, whole genome shotgun sequence genome harbors these coding sequences:
- the LOC123395318 gene encoding uncharacterized protein LOC123395318, giving the protein MVSASSLLLPSSMRDFASCIGDGAVRVACASPSSTLTSAGGSGSGSGSGSGAASTLAVTASYRVTPLNSAAPSPPLLFRLTWAHSPVGPTLSFSPSAAAPSVLLRRRRGTRSFTLADAGGDADADAEPSLLALFWDLTAARYDPGASPEPLHGYFVVAVAGAEVVLAVGDLAAEFVKTKFEGQISKARCLPVSRRERVVVADPAAMHTASVRFAEGGPEHEVSVGCATSSGGGEELWVSVDGKRAVQAQRLRWNFRGNQTVFVDGAPVDVMWDLHGWWFRDPPGCAVVMLRARSALESRLWLEEEGAAPGFSLVLQAFKAPP; this is encoded by the coding sequence atggtgaGCGCGTCCAGCCTGCTGCTGCCGTCCTCCATGCGCGACTTCGCCTCTTGCATCGGCGACGGCGCCGTCCGCGTCGCCTGCGCCAGCCCCTCCTCCACCCTCACCTCCGCCGGcggctccggctccggctccggctccggctccggcgCCGCCTCCACCCTCGCCGTCACGGCGTCCTACCGCGTCACGCCCCTCAACTCGGCCGCCCCTTCTCCGCCGCTTCTGTTTCGCCTGACCTGGGCGCACTCCCCGGTGGGCCCCACACTGTCGTTTTCTCCGTCCGCCGCCGCGCCTTCCGTTCTCCTTCGCAGGCGCAGGGGCACCCGCTCCTTCACTCTGGCGGACGCCGGCGGCGATGCGGATGCGGATGCGGAGCCCTCCCTGCTCGCCCTTTTCTGGGACCTCACGGCGGCGCGGTACGACCCCGGGGCGTCGCCGGAGCCGCTCCATGGCTACTTCGTCGTCGCCGTGGCCGGCGCGGAGGTTGTGCTCGCGGTGGGCGACCTGGCCGCGGAATTCGTCAAGACCAAGTTCGAGGGCCAGATCTCCAAGGCGCGGTGCCTGCCGGTCTCGCGCAGGGAGCGCGTCGTGGTCGCCGACCCGGCGGCAATGCACACCGCGAGCGTGCGCTTCGCGGAAGGCGGGCCGGAGCACGAGGTCAGCGTGGGTTGCGCCACGAGCTCcgggggaggggaggagctgtGGGTCAGCGTCGACGGGAAGCGAGCGGTGCAGGCGCAGCGGCTGCGGTGGAACTTCAGGGGCAATCAGACGGTGTTCgtcgacggcgcgccggtggacgTCATGTGGGACCTTCACGGGTGGTGGTTCCGGGACCCGCCGGGGTGCGCGGTGGTGATGCTCCGGGCAAGGAGCGCGCTGGAGAGCCGACTGTggctggaggaggagggcgcggcgccgGGGTTCTCACTCGTCCTGCAGGCATTCAAGGCCCCGCCTTGA